The Roseimicrobium gellanilyticum DNA segment GTGACCTGCAGGATCCTCCGGAAGTGCTGATGGAGCTCTACCGCAAGGTGGCCAACGAAGGCTTTGATGTGGTCTCCGGCGTGCGCGGCAAGCGTGAAGAGTGCCCGTGGTGGCTACAGCTTGCCTACCGCACGTTTTACCGGGTGATGAACTGGCTCGCCGAACATGACTACACCCTGGACAGCGGTGACTTCTGCGTGGTGAACCGCCGTGCACACGAGGCCCTCAAGCGGTTGGGTGAATCGGCCCCGGTGCATCGCGGCCTGCGCTCATGGGTCGGCTTCAAGCAGACCACCGTGAGTTACCAGCGACCGCCGCGCCTGCACGGCCAGAGCAAGTACAACCTGCGCCGGCTCACCGTGCTGGCCATGAACAATCTGGTGAACTTCAGCACGGCGCCGCTGCGGCTCGCGACCTTTGTGGGGCTGTTCATGGGAGTGCTCACGCTTCTCGCTGCGGGGCTCTTCCTGCTGAACCGCCTTGTGCCCTCCTTCTCCATTTTCGGGTATTACGTCGGTCAGAATGCAGGTACGGCGACTCTCGTGCTGTACCTGTCCTTCATCGCGAGTGCCCTGTTCTTCTGCATCGGCATCCTTGGGGAATACCTCGCGGTGGTGGTCAAGGAGGTGAAAAAGCGACCGGTGACGGTGGTGGCAGAGGTGACGGAACAGGAGCGAGGGTAGGGGTGCATCACATGTGACTGCCGTGAACCACGAAGAACGCCTTCAAACTGGTTGGATCACATGGACTCTTGGCCTGCTGGCCGTCCCGCTGCTGTACCTATTGAGTGTTCCTCCCGTGACGCTGATGACAGCTGTGAGGTTTAGTGGTGTCCTCGTCCCTTCGGGCATGGGGATGATGTATCGGATGCCGGATCAGTGGCTTCGAGAGAACACACCTCTGCGGGGCCTGTTATTGAGGCTTGCTCAATAGACTGACGTTGGGTGGAATGTTCTGCCTTCCTGAAGACCGAAGGTCTGCGATATGCCAGCCCAGGGCAACGCCCTGGGATAAGTGGCAAATGAACAGAGCCCTGAAAGGGCGAAATATGGGCGCACCTCAGGCGGGCGCTCTGTCACGCCCTTTCAGGGCTTGGATGTCTGGGCCGTTTTCCCAGGGCGTTGCCCTGGGCTGGCAAATCTCAGACCTTCGGCCTGGAACTGCCTCGCGGATGTGCATTCAAAGTCAGTCTATTGCACAAGGCTCAATAGAAAGGTACTTCGACCTCTGGTGGGACTTGGCTGACTAGGCATTTTTTCCAGAAAGGGTCTTCCGTGCGGCAATCCAGATTCCCTTGCTCCACGCCTCCCCACGTGCTTAGTGCGCCGTCCTGCCCCCCGCTGCTGCTGAGGGCTGTGGCCTTTGCGTTATGCTGATTACTTCCCGATGAACAACCTCAAGGACTCCTTCCCCCGGGTCTGGCCGGTGCTTCGTCTTGTCCTCCAGTGGTCGCTGGTGCTGCTTCCTGCGGTCGGGCTGTTTCTGCTCATTCGTGAGTTCGGGGTGAACATTCCTTTCCTTGATGACTGGATGTACATCTCCATGTTTGAGAAGGAACGCGCAGGAACGCTGACCCTGCACGACTTCTTCATGGTGCAGATGGAGCATCGCATGGCCTTTGTGCGGGCGATGATGCTCGTATTTTACAAGGTCTTCCCGGGGAACTGGACGATTCACATGTTCTTTTCCTGGCTCCTGCTGGCACTCACCTATGTGAATGTGGGGCTGCTGCTGAAGAAGACGACCGGTCAGTCCTTCCGCGTCTGGTGGCCGCTGCTGGTGCTGGCGGGACTCACCATCTTTTGTCCGGTACAGTACCGCGTGGTGCTGTGGAGCATGATGTTTCAAGTTGCAGCGTTGGGCTTCTTCCTGAGTGGAGCGTTGCTGGCAATCATGAGCGGACTGCCGCTGTGGCTGCGGTGGATCATCGGCATTGTGTGCGCGAGCCTGGCCACGCAGTGTTTTGCCTCAGGCATTCTGGTCTGGCTGCTGCCGCTGCCACTTGTGTGGTTCACCCCGGCGGTGAGAGGACTGCAGGCGCGCATCATTTTCACCACGCTCTGGCTGGCTGTCTTCGCGGTGACCATGCAGCTCTACTTCACCAACCTGGTGAATGAAGTGGAACCCATGTTCGCCTACAAGCAGGGCGAAGAGGAGACGATGCGCAAAGATGTGGGAGGTATGATCAAGGATCCCGGCCGTACGGGCTCCTATGTCTTCCGTTTCCTGGGAAATCACCTCAGTCGTGGCTCCAGTTTCTCCATGATGGATGTCAGCCTCGTCATCGGGGGCGTGTCCTTTGCGCTGTATGTGGTGGCTTTTGGTTACCTGCTGGGGCATTGGCGGCGTGAGGAATTGCGGGCGCAGCTTGGTCCCTGGCTGGTGTTTGGCGCGTACTCGATTGGCACGGGTGTGCTGGTGGCCATGGGACGCAGTTGGGCTTCCAGCACGGGGGACAACGCCATTGCGCCCCGCTATGTGATTCATGCGGTGCCATTGACGGTGGCCCTGATCGCGCTGGTGTGGATCATCGCGCAGGACGTCATCGCCCGCAGGCCGGAGATGAAAGTTGGCGCGAGGCGCTTCATCCTCCAGAGCGGGATGGCCCTGCTGGCGGTACTGATTCTCTCTTGGGCTCAGGGCTGGAGGTTGATGGACATGTGGCACTCGTCACGACTGCGCGGCGCGGTGAACACGCGCTTCTACAACGTGCTCTACCAGGTGGAGGACATGGTGCCGGCAAATCGTGATCATGCCCGCCGCGCGGAAAAAATGGGCCTGCTGAATCCTCCAATGCTGAAGGATCGCATGCTCTCCAACTTCCGCCTGCAGCCTTCACTGCTCAGCTCGAATACCGCGAATTTCCGCTCCATGAAGCTCAGTCTGGAGGAAGTGAAGAAGGGTCGGGAAAAGGATGATGCGGAATCACCCGATACAGGAGCCACGATCGAGGCGAACGCTGAGGCGCAGCAGCAGTGGGTGGCTCAGGTAGAGGGCTTCGCTTGCTTGCGGGGGCGCAATCGTGTCGCGGATGGTGTTTTCTTCACCCGGCGTGTCCCAGAGACAGGCGCCTGGGAGATCTTCCACGTCGTGCAGGTGAGCGGCATGCCGCTGTACCTTTTTGACATGCTGAACAAGGACACCCAGTTCGTCCATGTCCCGAGCGGGCACATTGCGCAGGATGGCCTCGCGGGGTTCACCGGCACGTTTGTCATGACCCAGCTCCCTCCCGGCGTGCATGACATCATGGCGTGGGCCTACGACGCCCATGAGGACAGCGTGTATCCCATGGCCCCGTTCTACCAACTCGACAACCGGGGCCCGACTCCACGGGTGAAACGCCTCGGTGTGGACCCGGCCTCAGTGCACATCAGCAAGTTTCTCAAAAAGAAGCAACCTGCGGAAAAAGGGGACACGAAAGCGGCCGCAGAGTAGGGCACGGCCCAAAGGTAGGACCTCAAGGAGGGATGCGTACACTTGCCCAGAGGTTAGCGAGGCCAGCCGATTTTTCCTCCCCAAAGCATGAAGCTTTCTTTACAAATCCAGGGGCTGGACGATGTGGCTCGGTAAAAGCATCAGGGTGAGCCAATGAATTGGGTTGAGTTTTTCGCGAGTAAGGGTATTGCCTAGGCCGCCTTTCCCCACCTTTCTGCTGGCATGCGTATTCTGCTCGCCCTCGACAAATTCAAAGGCTCACTCACAGCCAAGCAGGCAGCCGAAGCGGTGACGCGCGGTCTGAAGCGTGGTGGCGTGCAGGCAGACATTGAAGTTTGCCCGATTGCCGACGGCGGTGAGGGCTTCACGGAATCTGTGCTCACGGCGCTGGGTGGGCAGTGGCAGGAGGCTCCGGCGCATGATGCCCAAGGGCGTCCCGTGATGGCGCGGTACGGGCTTATCCATCACGACGACCATCTTGAGGCCATCATGGAGATGAGCGCCGCTTCTGGTCTGGCGCTGGTGAGCGACCTTTCTCTGGATCCTGCTACCGCGAGCACGGCTGGCACGGGTGAAATGATGCTCCACGCCATGCAGCAGGGGGCTCAGCGAATTCTGATTGGGATCGGCGGCAGCGCTACCAATGACGGGGGCACGGGCATGGCATCAGTGCTGGGCTGTCAGTTTCTGGGTGACAATGAGCAGCCAGTGGGTCGGCTCCCGGCGGATCTGGACAAAGTCCGCCGCATTGCCAAGGAGCGCATGCTGAACTGCGAGGTCGTGGTGGCTTGCGATGTGTGTAATCCGCTGCTGGGGGAACATGGCTGTACCCGCGTGTACGGGCCCCAGAAGGGCGTGAAGGACGTGGCCTTCTTCGAGGGGCGCATGCAGCGCCTGGCGGACATGGTCACACGTGACTTGGGCTGCGACCATCGGAACAATCCGGGTGCTGGCGCCGCCGGTGGGCTGGGCTTCGGCCTCATGAGCTTCTGCGGTGCGCAGCTGAAGTGCGGATTCGACCTCGTGGCGGATGTCACCGGCCTGCTCGAGCGCGTCAAGCGGGCGGATCTGGTGATCACCGGCGAGGGCAAGCTGGATGCCCAGACCCTGCATGGCAAGGGACCCATGGGGGTGGCCGAGATGGCTCGTGACGCCGGAAAGCCGGTCATCGGCATCGGCGGCATCATTGACGCGAGCGATGAGCTACGCAGCCGCTTCCAGGCGCTCTGGCAGGTGAAGCCGGAGGCCATGGGCATCCCCGAGGCGGTGTCCCGGGCTGCGGAACTGTTGGAGGAAACCGTGGTGCAGCACAGTGGCGAGATTCTCCATCTCGCAGGCAAGGCGTAACGCTGGATGCGGAATCCACTTTTATTTGCACCCGGCCCGGCAAGAGGCTAGAGCCAGCGGTCTATGAGCAAGAAAGTCGTGTTGTTGTTTGCCGGCCAGGGCGCGCAGAAGGTGGGCATGGGCCAGGATCTCGCCGGCGCCTATCCGAAGGTGAAGGCGATGTTTGACCGCGCCAATGAAGTGCTCGGCTTCAACCTCACGGACACGATGTTCAACGGACCGATTGAGGAGCTCACGCGCACCTCGCGCTGCCAGCCTGCCCTGTATGTTCATGGTCTTGCTGTTTTGGAAGCGCTGAAGGAGCGTGTGCCCTCCCTGGAGATCGCCGCATGCGCCGGCCTTTCGCTCGGTGAGTTCACCGCGCATGCTGCGGGCGGCACGTTTGATTTTGAAACCGGTCTCAATCTGGTGTTCCAGCGAGGCAGCTTCATGGAGGAAGCCTGCGAAGAGACCAAGGGCAGCATGGCTGCTCTCATCGGTGGGGAAGAGTCCGCTGTGCGTGAACTCGCCGCCGAATGCAATGTGGATGTGGCCAATCTCAACGCGCCCGGGCAGATCGTTTTGAGCGGCAGCATTGAAGGCATCAAGCAAGCGGTGGCGAAGGCGAAAGAAAAGGGCATCCGCAAGGCGGTGGAGCTCACCGTGGCCGGCGCCTATCACAGCCGCCTCATGAAGTCCGCGCAGGACAAGCTGGCCGCTGTACTGCAGACGACGCCGGTGCAGATGCCGAAGGTGCCGGTCATCAGCAACTACGAAGCAGATGCGGTGACGAGCGAGATGGTGATCAAGAATACGCTGGAGCGTCAGGTCACCGGATCCGTGCGCTGGTCCGAGTCCATGCAGCTTCTCCTGAAGGATGGGAATGATTTGTTCCTGGAACTCGGACCCGGGGGCGTGCTCGCGGGCTTGATGGGACGCATTCAAAAGGGCACGAAGGTGCTGACGATTGAAGACACCGCGAGCCTGGATGCGGCGGTGGCGGAGTTGGGGGCGTAATACGTACACCTGAGGCCAGGACGCGCTGGCGGCTTCAATGGCATGCTGGATTGGGATTGCCGTGCATGACGCAATCCCGTAGATTTTTGTCCATGCAGGCGGCTCACAGCGTGGCTCCAGTATCAGGCTCACATCCCATGGGCGTTCTGTGGGTGCTGCTCTGGGTGTTGTACAACGTGGTGATTTGCTGCATCGGATGGTCCTGCTGGGAGGGGGCTTCGTTCATCAAGCCTGCCAGCATGATGATCAAATTGGAGCCGTGGGAGTGGTGGATGAAGGTGATTGAAGTCTGGGGGCTGGCAAATGCAGGCTTCGCGCTAGGACCGCTGTTGGAGTCGATTCGGCCCCGCCAACATGTCATCGTGCAGTGGATTCTGGGACTCTTTTTCTTCCTGGTACTTTACGTGTCTCTACCCCTGCTTGCCACTTGGGCCATGAAGCTCAAGACATGTTACTACACAGCTGGGCAATCCGTCCCCTCATGGGGAAACTTTCATTGACCAAACAAACATTGTGATTGTCGTGCATGACGCAATCCCATAGGTTTTGTGCATGCAAGCGGCGCTCAGCGTATCACCTGTGGCCGCCCCACGGCGCGTGGTCGTCCCTTGGGCCCTGCTTTGGGCGCTGTACAATGTGGTGATTTGTGGCGTGGGATGGGTCTTCTGGGAGATGGAGTCTTACAACAAAGATCCCAGCCACATGACCAGGGTGGAGCCGTGGGAATGGTGGATGCTGGTGATTGAGGCGTGGGGACTGGCGAATGCCTGTTTCGCAGTCGGACCCTTGCTGGAGCTGATTCAGCTTCGATGGTACCGGCGTACTGCGGCGACGAAGGCGCTCTTTTTCTTCCTGACACTGTTCGTGTCCGTCGTCGTCGTTGGCGATTGGGCCATTCGCTTCAAAAACGACTATCTCATCAATGGGGAACCCAACGCATGGGAGGAATTTTGGCGCTCTCGGGGGGATAACTCCCGCGATACGCCTGGCCATGACAAGCGGCCGCAATATTGATTCAATGACACTGGGGCATCATGCACCCGCCGCCGGCCTGCCCCGCCGCACTTTCCCCTTTCCAGAGGCACGCATCTGGCTACGGTGAGGTTGCATGCTTCAGGTTGTCTTCAACGAAATCTCCGCCGCCGAGCTCTCCAATCTCCCCACGCAAGTCCAGTTCACCATCATCGAAGCGATGAATGTGCAGCCTGAGGACGTGGAGGAGAACCGCCTCGGCAAGCGCTTCGGTCTCCTGGAGCGCGGTGGCCAGAAGCTCTACCGCTGCCGCGCGGGTGAATGGCGCGTGTACTTCGCCGTCGAAGGCGCGCACGTGAAGGTGCATCGCGTCCTGCACGCGAACACGCTCAAGGATTTCCTTTTTCGCAGCAACCTCGGAGGCGCTGGCACTGCTCCTGCCCCTGCCGGTGAAGACGAGACCCTCGGCCAGTCGAAGAGCTTCTGGAAGCTCATTGATGAAGGCGAGAAGACACTGAAGGTGGTGTAGCCGGTGCGACGGTGAGCGGTACGACGGTGGATGAGCCGTCTTGGTAATCTTTCGCGTCAAGACGATGTGCGCCAGAGGGCGGATGAGCGTCGTAAGTGCGTGAACGTGCGACAGTAGTTGCAGCTACTACCGTCCTACTGTCGCACCGCTCGCCGTCGCACTGGAAGCGTCTCTCAGGACGCCTTCGCCTGCCACGCCTCGAACTGCTCTTTCGCCGCACGATATCTCGCGCCGCAGCGGGGGCACTGCACGGTCATGACTTCATCATCGCCGAAGGCCTCCTTCAAAGCTTCGGGACTGAGCTTGGCGAGGATGGGATAGAGTCGGTCCACAGTGCAGCCGCACTTCCAGATGTAGCGCCGCGTCTCCAGGAGACTGAGCGTTTCCTTCTGGTCGAGCACGCGCACATCATCCTCGGTGAGGGCGGCGAGCCAGGCTTCATCGCAATCAGGCTGGGAGGAAATCATGGCGATGTCCTCCTCGCTGTGACGGAAGAAACGGGCGATGCGCTGCTCACTCTGCTGGTAGTACTGCTCCACGCAGGAGAGGACTTGATTGCCCTCCACCTGCACAAGGCTCTGCTGCGCGGCATGACCGATACGGGTGGTCTGCGCGCTGAAGATGTTTGCGCCCATGTCGCGCACGTCATCAGTGAAGACGCGGCCGGCGATGTTTCCGGGGCGGGTGTTGCCCGTGACGAAGAGATTAATGGCAGGTTTTTGGAAGTTCATGGTCCACCCGCAGTTCTCGTCCTGGGGACGGGAGGCGAGGTGCAGCGTGAGCCCCGCCAGTGCGTCTTTCAGCATGGCGTCCTGCTCATTGGTGTACTGCAGACCGTGATCCGCGCGGTGCAGGTAGTAGTCGATGTACAGCGGCTCGAAATCCGCCCGCGCCACGAGCGCATTGCGCCCGCGCACGAAATAGGTGCGGACTTCGAGGACAGAGGCGTTGGAGTCTTCGGACATGGTCAGGTCCCTGGGAAAAGGGGGCTGGTCATTTAGCATAAGGTGTTCCTTTGTGAAAGAAGGGATACGCGGGAAATGCGGGTTGGGATGGTTGTGGGGGAGTGGCTGGGGAGTGCCAGGGGAACGGTTTGCAGGGAGGAGGCTTCCCCACTCTCTGTGAGGTTGCGGCGTGCAAAGTAGCTTCGACTTCAGTCGAATCAGTCGCGCTGCAGGTCGTACGGCTGAAGCCGTAGCTACTTTGCGCTGCGCACTTCCTGTGGTGCTTTTCATTTCGTCCTCAGATACGCCATCAAGTCCGCGAGCTGTTCCACCGTGAGTACCGACTCCAGTCCCTCCGGCATCAGGGACAGGCCGGTGCTCTTGAGGGATTTGATTTGGGACCGGATGACGGATTGCTCCACGGACATGGGGTCTTTGAGCATGATGCTGGCTTCCGACTCTCCGGTGAGCATACCCACGAGGAAGCGGCCATCCTGCAACTCCACGAGGTACTGGGCAAAATTCGGGGAGACCTCGCGATTGGGATCGAGGATGTTGGTGAGCATCTGCTCCGGGGTCCATGCCAGCGTGGTGGCGAGGTTGGGACCGACGTCGCGGCCTTCTTCCTTGAAGCGATGACAGGCGGCGCACACCGTGGTGAAGACAACTTTGCCGCGTTTGGCATCGCCGGGGATGGTGAGAGCCGGCTGGTACTTCGCGAGGACTTCGCCGCGACTGCTGGTGGAGAAGAGCTTCTCCACTCGTGCTTTCAGCACGGTGTCTGGCGTGCGCAGCATGAGGGTCCGGGCGGTGGCGGAGATTTCACCGGGCTTCACCCGCCCGTTTTCCACGGCGGAGATGAGTGCACGAATCCACTCCGCGCGTGAGGCGAGGGCCTGCAGGGCTGCTTCACGCGGGGCTGGCGTGAGGGTGGACCATGCCTCCAGCAGGAGCTGCGGCATGGCGATCGCACGCGTGCGCTGCAGGAGGCTGATGACGGCAAGCCGGACGGCATCCGGCTCGGCGGGCAGCAGGAGTTTTTGCAAGGCGGGCTGAATCTTGGTGATGTCAGGTTCGACGGCCATCAGTCCGATCTTGGTCACGCGCTCATCCGTACCAAGGGAGTCGTCACCTGCCTGGCACTGCGCCTCCTGCGATACGGAGCGGAGCCATGCTGCAGTTTCTTTCCTGGTGACCTGGAGGTGCTCCAACAGATCCGAAGGTGAACGTCCATGCCTCGCGAGGCCCTCGCACAGGCCGAGCAGGCCTTGCTCTGCGGAATGGGGATTCGTGCTGGCGTTGCGAGCCAGTGCAGCGAGGAAATACTCAGCGCTGGTTTTCTTCAGGTCGGGTTCGGAGCCAAGCATCACGCCACATTCGCGAATGAAGGTTACCAGTCCCGGGCTGTCTGGATTCCCACGGCGCAAGGTTGTTTCCACTCCAACAGCAAGGTCGGACTGTCTGAAGGCCTGCGTGGCGAGGCGCATCCATGGGTCATCCTTGTTCCGCAGGATCACCTGATCGAACAAAGCGGTCATGCTTGTGGATTTGCTGTTTGCCAGAACCAGGGTGGCCAGAAATCGGATGCGTGGAGATTCATCCTTGAGCCGGTTGTCAAAGCTGCTCGGAGGATAGGCGGAAGTGAGAAAGGGTGCGTACAGGATCGTCGCACTCTCGCGAATCTCCGGCTCCCTGTCTTCCAAGGCGAAGTGGGAGAGGTCCTCTTCATCGAGCGCCCCGAGGGAGTTCAGCGTCCACATCGAGTGCACCTCTACGTAAGGGCCTGAGTCATCCCATTTGAGCAGTTGTTTCAGTTCCGGCACCACGCTCTTGTCCTGCCTCTCAAAGAGAAGACGATGTGCCGTGTCGCGATGCCATGCGTTGGGATGCGAGAAGAGCTTCACCAACTCTGAGCTGCTCTTGTCCGCGAGCGATTCAGTTTTGCGTGTCTTGTATCCCTTTGGCGTGAGGCGCCAGA contains these protein-coding regions:
- a CDS encoding glycosyltransferase family 2 protein, with protein sequence MSVASSLPKLCVVIPCYNEEESIPVLVEKLTPVLERETGGSWQILFVDDGSRDTTAQLIWDLHAKDPRYQGVRLSRNFGHQPAVWTGIQHALGECIGVIDCDLQDPPEVLMELYRKVANEGFDVVSGVRGKREECPWWLQLAYRTFYRVMNWLAEHDYTLDSGDFCVVNRRAHEALKRLGESAPVHRGLRSWVGFKQTTVSYQRPPRLHGQSKYNLRRLTVLAMNNLVNFSTAPLRLATFVGLFMGVLTLLAAGLFLLNRLVPSFSIFGYYVGQNAGTATLVLYLSFIASALFFCIGILGEYLAVVVKEVKKRPVTVVAEVTEQERG
- a CDS encoding glycerate kinase — protein: MRILLALDKFKGSLTAKQAAEAVTRGLKRGGVQADIEVCPIADGGEGFTESVLTALGGQWQEAPAHDAQGRPVMARYGLIHHDDHLEAIMEMSAASGLALVSDLSLDPATASTAGTGEMMLHAMQQGAQRILIGIGGSATNDGGTGMASVLGCQFLGDNEQPVGRLPADLDKVRRIAKERMLNCEVVVACDVCNPLLGEHGCTRVYGPQKGVKDVAFFEGRMQRLADMVTRDLGCDHRNNPGAGAAGGLGFGLMSFCGAQLKCGFDLVADVTGLLERVKRADLVITGEGKLDAQTLHGKGPMGVAEMARDAGKPVIGIGGIIDASDELRSRFQALWQVKPEAMGIPEAVSRAAELLEETVVQHSGEILHLAGKA
- the fabD gene encoding ACP S-malonyltransferase; the protein is MSKKVVLLFAGQGAQKVGMGQDLAGAYPKVKAMFDRANEVLGFNLTDTMFNGPIEELTRTSRCQPALYVHGLAVLEALKERVPSLEIAACAGLSLGEFTAHAAGGTFDFETGLNLVFQRGSFMEEACEETKGSMAALIGGEESAVRELAAECNVDVANLNAPGQIVLSGSIEGIKQAVAKAKEKGIRKAVELTVAGAYHSRLMKSAQDKLAAVLQTTPVQMPKVPVISNYEADAVTSEMVIKNTLERQVTGSVRWSESMQLLLKDGNDLFLELGPGGVLAGLMGRIQKGTKVLTIEDTASLDAAVAELGA
- a CDS encoding type II toxin-antitoxin system RelE family toxin, with protein sequence MLQVVFNEISAAELSNLPTQVQFTIIEAMNVQPEDVEENRLGKRFGLLERGGQKLYRCRAGEWRVYFAVEGAHVKVHRVLHANTLKDFLFRSNLGGAGTAPAPAGEDETLGQSKSFWKLIDEGEKTLKVV
- a CDS encoding Hsp33 family molecular chaperone HslO, which translates into the protein MSEDSNASVLEVRTYFVRGRNALVARADFEPLYIDYYLHRADHGLQYTNEQDAMLKDALAGLTLHLASRPQDENCGWTMNFQKPAINLFVTGNTRPGNIAGRVFTDDVRDMGANIFSAQTTRIGHAAQQSLVQVEGNQVLSCVEQYYQQSEQRIARFFRHSEEDIAMISSQPDCDEAWLAALTEDDVRVLDQKETLSLLETRRYIWKCGCTVDRLYPILAKLSPEALKEAFGDDEVMTVQCPRCGARYRAAKEQFEAWQAKAS
- a CDS encoding PVC-type heme-binding CxxCH protein — encoded protein: MKPHSLLLSFAASLLCVSPFSFAQTPAPPKPLDFPSVPATPPEKAASTFEVLDGFTMDLVAAEPLVTDPVAITYDEYGRAFVCEMNDYPYTDKAKHKVSQENPTDLAIGKVRLLTDTDGDGVYDRSTIFATDLSWPTGAACWKGGIIVVATPDIWYLKDTDNDGVADVRQKLFTGLKKLNIQAVANNPIWGLDNKIYIAGGTNGGTVQNLIHPDEKPVTIRRADLKLDPVTMKIEATDGGARFGNTRDDWGNRFLCNIRNPCQHIVYNTKYLSLNPYVSAINPLHDAAEAGDQLPVHRISPPEAWRVLRADRWSTDPTNRMPRSELVGTGVVTSSAGITIYRGDAYPQDYRGMAFVADVAGNLFYRLKLTPDSVTFKATRVDGDKEFCASRDIWFRPVNFANAPDGCLHVCDMYREAIEHPWSLPDDIHAAIDLIKGIDKGRIWRLTPKGYKTRKTESLADKSSSELVKLFSHPNAWHRDTAHRLLFERQDKSVVPELKQLLKWDDSGPYVEVHSMWTLNSLGALDEEDLSHFALEDREPEIRESATILYAPFLTSAYPPSSFDNRLKDESPRIRFLATLVLANSKSTSMTALFDQVILRNKDDPWMRLATQAFRQSDLAVGVETTLRRGNPDSPGLVTFIRECGVMLGSEPDLKKTSAEYFLAALARNASTNPHSAEQGLLGLCEGLARHGRSPSDLLEHLQVTRKETAAWLRSVSQEAQCQAGDDSLGTDERVTKIGLMAVEPDITKIQPALQKLLLPAEPDAVRLAVISLLQRTRAIAMPQLLLEAWSTLTPAPREAALQALASRAEWIRALISAVENGRVKPGEISATARTLMLRTPDTVLKARVEKLFSTSSRGEVLAKYQPALTIPGDAKRGKVVFTTVCAACHRFKEEGRDVGPNLATTLAWTPEQMLTNILDPNREVSPNFAQYLVELQDGRFLVGMLTGESEASIMLKDPMSVEQSVIRSQIKSLKSTGLSLMPEGLESVLTVEQLADLMAYLRTK